The genomic DNA GGGTCACGGACGATCGACTCATCGAAGAACGTCGATTCGAGGAGTCGGAGATGTCAGAGCTGCCCGTCGTGGTGATCGGGGCCGGCCCACTGGGACTGGCTGCCGCCGCGCACCTGCTGGAACGCGGACTCACCCCGCTGGTCTTGGAGTCCGGCAGTGGACCAGGGTCAGCGGTCGAGCAGTGGGAGCACGTCCGCACGTTCTCCCCGTGGCCGGAGTTGGTGGACCCCGCCGCCGCACGATTGCTGGAGCCGACGGGCTGGACCGCTCCCGAGGCCGGATTCCCAACCGGCCGAGAGTGGATCGACGGGTACTTGGCTCCGTTGGCCGATGAACTGGGCGAGCGGGTCCAGTACGGCGCACGCGTGCAGGCGGTGTCGCGGCTGGGTCGCGACCGGTTGGTCAGCCCGGGGCGAGCTGACACGCCGTTCGTCGTGCACGTCGGCAACGTCGCCGGGACCGAGTGCCGGATTCGGGCCCGTGCGGTCATCGACGCCTCTGGCACCTGGGGTCTGCCGAATCCTGCTGGAGCCGACGGTGTTCCCGCGATCGGTGAACGCACCGCGGCGGCCTCGGGCGTGGTGACCTACGTTCCGCCGACGCTCTCACAGGCCTCGGCGTGGGCGGGCAAGCGCGTGGTGGTGGTTGGCAGCGGGCATTCGGCGATGACCGCGGTGATCCAGCTCGGCGAGGTGGTGCACGAGGATCCCTCGACCACGGTGACCTGGGTCCTGCGCCGCGGGGTCTCCGAGGACACCTTCGGCGGGGGAGCCGCTGACGAACTCCCCGAGCGCGGCGCGTTGGGCGTCCGGTCCAAGGAAGCAGTCGAGGCGGGCAGGGTGTCCTTGTCGACCGGGTTCCGCACCGAGCGCATCGATTTGGTGGACGGACGCGCGGTGGTGACCGCCGAGGACGGACGTGCGTTGCCGCCGGCCGACCACGTGGTGGTTCTGACCGGGTTCCGGCCGGACCTGTCGTTCTTGTCGGAGATGCGCATCGAGTTGGACCCGATCCTGCAGGCCCCGGTCAACTTGGCGCCATCAATCGACCCGAACATGCACTCCTGTGGCAGCGTGCTGCCGCACGGCGCTGCCGAGTTGGCCCATCCCGAGCCGGATCTGTACATCGTCGGCATGAAGTCCTACGGGCGTGCCCCGACGTTCCTGGCGATGACCGGCTACGAGCAGGTCCGCAGCATCGCCGCCGAACTGGCCGGCGACCACGAGGCCGCCCGCCGGGTCGAGCTGACGCTTCCCGATACCGGGGTGTGCAACGGGGCAGGGTTGTTCGACAGCCCCGAAGGCGAGAACGCCGGCGACGGGTGCTGCGGGCCCGCCCCGTCGACACCGCAACCGTTGTCCGTGTCGCTCAACACCGTAGGCGGATGACACAGGCGACTCCTCCTGCCGCACCCAGCGCAGCCCAGCACGGGCTGCGCTGGGTGCTGGTGACCTTGTGCGTCACCGAGATCACCAGCTGGGGCGTGCTGTACTACGCCTTCACCGTCCTCTCGGAGCGGATCAGCACCGACACCGGTTGGTCGGCGCCCGCGGTGACCGCGGCGTTCTCCGCCGGGCTGGTGACCTCGGCCCTGGTGGGCATTCCGGTCGGGCGGTGGCTGGACCGGGTGGGCCCGCGCTGGATCATGACCGCCGGCTCGGTCCTGGGTGTGCTCTCGGTGGTCGCGGTGGTCGCGGCGCCGAACTATGGCTGGTTCGTCGCGGCCTGGGTCTTGGCCGGCGTGGCGATGAGCGCGGTGTTCTATGCACCCGCCTTCGCGGCACTGACCCGGTTCTTCGGCACCGACGCGGTTCGCG from Mycolicibacterium arabiense includes the following:
- a CDS encoding NAD(P)-binding domain-containing protein — translated: MSELPVVVIGAGPLGLAAAAHLLERGLTPLVLESGSGPGSAVEQWEHVRTFSPWPELVDPAAARLLEPTGWTAPEAGFPTGREWIDGYLAPLADELGERVQYGARVQAVSRLGRDRLVSPGRADTPFVVHVGNVAGTECRIRARAVIDASGTWGLPNPAGADGVPAIGERTAAASGVVTYVPPTLSQASAWAGKRVVVVGSGHSAMTAVIQLGEVVHEDPSTTVTWVLRRGVSEDTFGGGAADELPERGALGVRSKEAVEAGRVSLSTGFRTERIDLVDGRAVVTAEDGRALPPADHVVVLTGFRPDLSFLSEMRIELDPILQAPVNLAPSIDPNMHSCGSVLPHGAAELAHPEPDLYIVGMKSYGRAPTFLAMTGYEQVRSIAAELAGDHEAARRVELTLPDTGVCNGAGLFDSPEGENAGDGCCGPAPSTPQPLSVSLNTVGG